TCCCGGCCTATCTTTGCATGCAGACCACCCTGACTGTAGCAGCGGCCCGGACGGGCAAACCGGTCAATATAAAAAAGGGGCAGTTTCTGCATCCGGAAGATATGAAAAATGTGATCAAAAAAATAGAATTTGAAGGCAATGAAAATATATTACTGACCGAACGCGGCACGTTTTTCGGTTATCATAATCTGGTGGTGGATATGCGATCTCTGCCCATGATGCGGGCGCTGGGATATCCGGTGGTCATTGACCCCACTCATGCGATTCGGGTTTACGGGATTTCTTCAAGCGATCCGGCGGGCGGAAACCCTGAATTTGTTCCGGCGTTGACGCGCGCTGCCGTGGCCGCAGGATGCGAAGCTGTGTTTATCGAAACCCATCCGAACTGTGGTGAAGCCTTGTGCGACGCGGCCAGTATGTGGCCTTTAGAAAAACTTGAATCTCTTTTGTTGCAGATTAAACGATTTGATGAATTGAGAGCAGAATTTGAATAAAGCAATGCAAAATGTTCAGACCAATGCAGACAGCATCCTGCAAAGCGCAAAAACGGTTTTTGATATAGAGAGCCGGTCCATTGCACTCCTGACTGAACGAATCGGTGATGAATTTGTAGAGTCTGTGAACACAATGTTGGCTTGCAGCGGCCGGGTAATTGTTACGGGTATCGGCAAATCCGGATTGATCGGGAAAAAAGTCGCTGCCACTCTGTCCAGTACCGGAACCCCCGCTTTTTTTCTGCATCCGGCGGATGCCAGTCATGGAGACCTCGGGATGGTTACGCAAACTGATGTTGTGCTTTGTCTGTCCAAAAGCGGCAATACCGATGAAATCAGCGCTATTGTTCCTGTTTTGAAAAAGCTGGGTGTGGTGATCATAACCATGACCGGCAATCTCCGATCCGCGCTGGCGGAACGCAGTGATATTGTGCTGGATGTCGGTGTTGAAAATGAAGCCTGTCCCAATGACCTGGCTCCCACAGCCAGTACATCGGCCATGCTGGCCATGGGCGATGCGCTGGCCGTGGCTCTGGTGAAACAACGCAATTTCAACCGCGAAGATTTTGCATTCCTGCATCCCGGCGGATCGGTCGGTAAACAGTTTATAAAAATTGATGAAATCATGTTTACCAACGATTTTATTCCGGTGGTTCATGATGATGCCGACTTGCGGCAGGTGGTGTTGGAAATGTCAACCAAGCGGTTTGGCGGTACCTGTGTGGTGGATAAAAACGGAGTCTGTGTCGGGATTATTACCGACGGTGACCTGAGGCGTTTGTGGGTGCGTGATATGGACATTAAGCAAAGTCGGGCGCGTGATATTATGCATCCATCACCCAAAACCGTATCTGTGGGCACTTTGGCCCGTACAGCGTTTGAAATAATGAGTCAGCACAATATTATGCAGATTATTGTGGTTAATGCTCAAAACAGGCCCGTGGGCATGGTGCATTTGCATGATCTTTTAGAATCCGGCATTGGAAAGTTATGATGTACTGTTATAAACAATATATGTTTTTGATCGCCGGTCTTTTTTTAATCAGCTTTTCCGGCTGTTCACGCGACGAATCATCCGGGATCGGCAGCGCGAGACAAAAAAAAGTTCCGGACCAGGAAATGTGGAATTTTCGAGTCAAGGCCACCAATCAGGGTCAACTGAATGCCATCATCCAGGCCGGCTATATGCAGCGGTATGCGGATCAGGCGCTGGCTATGTTCAAAGACGGTGTAGAGATCGATTTTTATCAAAAAGGCGAACATACATCCCGGCTGACGTCGGACAGCGGCAGATTTCATGAATCCAACATGAACGTCAGGGCGCTTGGTCATGTGGAGGTGCATTCGGACAGCGGTATTTCGCTGTATACGCAGGAACTGGTTTACGATCAGCAAGCGGACCGCATTTATTCGAATGTTGATGTCAAAGTAACAACCCTGGACGGTGACACACTGTCAGGAAAAGGATTTGAATCCGATGCGCAATTGAGCCGCTGGCAGATTATCAACCCCCATGACGGTGTTTATCACAAGCCTATGGATTTGAGCATTCAGCGTGAAAAGAGTCCGGATGAGGATTCAACGAAAATAGATACAGTTACAGAGCCGGGGTTGATGCAATGACTGCAAATCGATGGTTCATTGTAACATTGAGTTTGATTGTTCTTTGTCAAGAGCTATGGGCACAGACGCCTGATAACCGGCTATCGCTGGTGCATGCGGATATGGCCCGAGGCCGCCCGGATGTGAATGAGACGGTGCGCGAGCTGGTCGGTAATGTAAAGTTTCGTCAGGGCGATGCTGTGTTGACCTGCGAGCGCGCGATTCAGTTTGTTGAATCCGGTAAATCGGTGCTGCAGGGCAATGTTTTTTACAAGGACTCGGTCAAACAGCTGACCGGCAGACGACTGACATTCTATCGTCCGCGCGATCTGTTTGTCCTGGACGGCAACGCGCGATTAGCGGAAGTTTCCAAGATTTTGACGGCGAAATCCATTTCTTATGACCGATCGAGTGACAGAGCCGAGGCCCGGATGAAAGTGCTATTGGCGGATACAGCGAATGATCTGCACATTCGCTGCGAGGCTGCTGTATATGAGCAGCCTCGCGGGTATGCGCTGTGTACAGGAAATCCGGTTTTTTCACAGGCGGATACGAGCAATGCGGATACGCTGTACATCCACGGCACCCGGTTTGAAATGTTCCATAACGGTGATACACTATTGATTACAGGCGATGTTCGCATGCAGCGCGGCACTATGACGGCACGCTGCGATACGCTTGAGTATTTTACAGAGTCCGAACGGGTTACCCTGCGTCCGGTCCCCCGCGTTTGGCAGGATAAAGATTATTTAACCGGTGAAACCATTTTACTGCAGTTGCAGGATTCTGAACTCATATCTGCCGATATTCTGAACAATGCGGTTGCTGTGACGGCAGTGGACTCGGCCATTCAAACCCGCGTACCCTATGATCTGCTCACCGGAGGTGATATGAAAGTATATATTACAGATGAAGCGATCGATTCGATCATTGTCAGACGCCAGGCAACCAGCTATTATCATGTGATTGATGAAGGACGTGAAAACGGTGTGAACAAGGCGCTCGGCGATCTGTTAAAGATTAAATTTTCCGGAAATGAACTGAGCAAGGTACATTTGTTCAGCGATCCCGGAGTTTCGAACGGAGAGTTTCATCCGAAGCAAACCCAGGGTCGTCTGGAAGATGAGATGCTGGAAAAGCTGAATCAGTACAGGGTTTTGGAAGAGACACCATGATAAAACATGACAGCAAAACTGATGTCCTGGAAAGCAGGCATCTGGTTAAAATATACGGCAAACGACGGGTTGTCAATGATGTGAGCATCAATATTCGCCGTGGAGAGACCGTCGGGCTGTTGGGCCCCAATGGCGCCGGCAAGACCACGACGTTTTATATGATTGTGGGCATGATTCGGCCCAATCAGGGCCACATTTATTTCAGCGGCGAGGATATCACCAAACTGCCGATGTACAAACGCGCCCGCAAAGGTATTTCGTATTTGGCTCAGGAAGCTTCAGTTTTTCGGAAATTATCTGTAGAGGATAATTTGTTTGCTATATTAGAGACATTGCCGTTAAACCGACAGCAGCGGCGGGAAAAAGCAGATTCCCTGATGCAGGATTTGAATATTACACATCTGGCCAAAAACAAAGCCTCAACCCTGTCCGGCGGCGAAAGGAGACGTGTTGAAATCTGCCGCGCGCTTGCAACGGATCCAAAATTTATTTTACTGGACGAGCCATTTGCCGGAGTGGATCCCATTGCCGTCGAAGATATTCAGAATATTGTATCCGGTCTGCAGCAACGCGGCATTGGCGTTTTGATCACAGATCACAATGTTCATGAAACGCTTTCCATAACCGATCGCGCGTATTTGCTGTTTGAGGGCAATATCCTGAAAACCGGTGATGCCGATTATCTTGCGAATGATCCTGATGCGCGTAAACTATATCTCGGTAATAATTTCAAACTGAACCGTTAAGGAGAGGATATCTATGAAGTATCAAGGAGAAGGCACCTGATGGTACGGTTAGGACAACAGATCAGTTTACAGATGAAACAATCACCTCAACAGGTGCTATTGTCTTCATTGTTGCAGCTACCCATTATGAGTTTGGAGCAACGTCTGCAGACCGAGTTGGAAATTAATCCCTTGCTGGAAATTGAACAAGAGTACGAATTGGAACAGCAGGAGGAAGAGTCGGCTCTTGAAGACGAGGCGGAAGAGGATAATGGCCTGGAACAGGATAATGATGAAATTGACTGGGATGAGATCCTGAATGATGAAGACAATTACGAATATAAACCGCCGCGTGAAAAAAAGGAAGATGATAATGAACGCGTTGAGGTCTATCAGCAAACGTTGACCGACCATTTGATCGATCAATTGAAAATGTCCGATCTGACACCGGAACAGGTTATCATCGGTGAATATATTATCTGGAACATCGATACGGCCGGATATCTGCGCGTATCCATCGAGAATATTGCGGAAAATCTGGAAAAAGATTCGGAGGCCATTGAACAGGTCCTTAGTGTCATTCAACAGTTTGATCCTCCCGGTATTGGCGCCAGAAATTTGCAGGAATGTCTGTTGATCCAGCTGCATCAGCAGGATCCGGTTCATGCTAAAGCAATCGAAATGATCCGGGATCAGTTTGATGATTTTAAAAACAAACGCTATGAGAAATTGTCTAAAAATATGGATACCAGTCTGGAACGTGTCAAGGACACAATTGATCATATCATCAAGCTCAATCCAAAACCGGGTGAAGGATATATTTCCCTGGAAAACAATTATATTGTTCCCGATGTTGAAGTTCGCAAGGAAGAAGGCGAGTTCCGCATCTATCTGAACGATTATAATATTCCACATTTGCAGATTAATCAGCAGTATAAAAAGATGATGCTGGACAAGAAAAAGACCTCCAAGGAAACAAGGGATTTTATACGCCAGCGTCTGGAATCCGCACGCTGGCTGATCAATTCGATCCATCAGCGCCGTGCCACGATCATGCGCACGGTTGAAGCCATCATTACCCGGCAATATGATTTTTTTGAAAAAGGCCCCAATTATCTCAAGCCGATGATTCTAAAGGATATTGCCGATGATATCAATATGGATATTTCCACCATCAGCCGTGTGACCAATGGAAAATATATCCAGACTGAATATGGTATTTTTGAATTAAAATATTTCTTTAGTGAAAAATACCGTACGGATGACGGTGAGGATGTTTCCAATAAAAAGATTAAAATGCTCATCAAGGATTTGATTGACACGGAACCGGCTGGGAAGCCTTATAATGATCAAAAGATATCTGATATGTTAAAAGAACAGGGATTTCCGGTTGCCCGACGCACGGTGGCAAAATACCGAGAACAAATGAACATACCTGTCGCCCGTATGCGGCGCAGCATATAAGGGGATTTATGAATCCAGCAAACTTACATGGCACCACAGTTCTGGGCCTCTTTCACAAGGGGACCGCTGTGATGGCCGGTGACGGTCAAGTTACCTATGGCGATATCGTGCTTAAAGCCGGCGCCCGCAAGGTGCGGAAAATTTTCAATGACAGTGTTTTGGCCGGATTTGCCGGGACGCTTGCCGATGCGGTCACGCTGTTTGAACGCTTTGAAAACCGTTTGGGTGATGCCGGCGGACATCTGGGACGCGCTGCTGTTGAACTCGCCAAGGAATGGCGCACCGACCGCTATCTGCGGCGCCTGGATGCTGATCTGGCGGTCATGGATAAAAAAACACTGTTGATCGTTTCGGGCAACGGTGACGTGGTTGAACCGGATGATCAAATCGTCACCATCGGCTCCGGCGGTTCGTTTGCGCGTATCGCCGCCAAAGCGCTCATGACCCATTCTTCGCTAAACGCCGAGCAAATCGCCAAAGAGGCTATGAAACTGACGGCAGAGATGTGTATTTATACCAATGACCGTATTCACTTAGAAACCCTTTAGACTTTTCGCGAGAGCCTATGAATCTGACACCACGGCAAATTGTTTCCGAGCTGGATAAATATATTATCGGACAGGATGATGCAAAAAAAGCGGTCGCCATTGCCCTGCGCAACCGCTGGCGTCGTCAGCAGGTTTCTGATGATATGCGCGCGGAAATACTTCCCAATAATATTATTCTGATCGGTGCAACCGGTGTGGGCAAAACAGAAATATCCCGGCGTCTGGCCGGACTTGATAATGCTCCGTTTATCAAAGTAGAAGCCTCCAAATTTACCGAAGTGGGATATGTCGGACGCGATGTGGAATCCATTGTTCGCGATCTGGTTGATCACTCGGTGAATTATATGCGTTCCGAGCATGTGAGCGCTGTGGAACAGCCCGCTCTGGAAGCGGCGCTGGAAAATCTGCTCACCCTCTTGTGTGCCCAGCAGCTCGAGACCCCGGACGACTCTAAAGTTGATAAACGTCAGCTGCATGATCTGCGGCAGGAATTGCGGCCGCAACTCGAAGACTGCGAACTGGATGATCTCATGGTAGAGCTGGATGTGGATGCCGAACCGTCGGGCATGATGCAGATCATTTCCCCCATCGGAATGGAAGAAATGGGCCTGAATATCCAGGATTTATTATCCCCGTTTATGGGAACACGCCGAAAAAAACGCCGTGTCAAGGTGGGTGAAGCGATGGTGATCCTGCAGCAGCAGGAAACCGAGAAACTGATCGACATGGAGCAGATCATTCAGGAGGCCATCGAACGCGTTGAGGAAAGCGGAATTGTGTTCCTTGACGAGATCGATAAAATCGCCGGTTCGAACGATAGCGATAATCCGGATGTATC
The candidate division KSB1 bacterium DNA segment above includes these coding regions:
- the kdsA gene encoding 3-deoxy-8-phosphooctulonate synthase; the encoded protein is MKTVEIGKIKIGPNQPIALIAGPCVIEDRDTVFKAAEGIKTLADKLKFPFIFKSSFLKDNRSSSRSYQGPGLEKGLKILQEVKKEFSIPVVSDIHHEHMAEPAAEVLDVLQIPAYLCMQTTLTVAAARTGKPVNIKKGQFLHPEDMKNVIKKIEFEGNENILLTERGTFFGYHNLVVDMRSLPMMRALGYPVVIDPTHAIRVYGISSSDPAGGNPEFVPALTRAAVAAGCEAVFIETHPNCGEALCDAASMWPLEKLESLLLQIKRFDELRAEFE
- a CDS encoding KpsF/GutQ family sugar-phosphate isomerase, whose product is MNKAMQNVQTNADSILQSAKTVFDIESRSIALLTERIGDEFVESVNTMLACSGRVIVTGIGKSGLIGKKVAATLSSTGTPAFFLHPADASHGDLGMVTQTDVVLCLSKSGNTDEISAIVPVLKKLGVVIITMTGNLRSALAERSDIVLDVGVENEACPNDLAPTASTSAMLAMGDALAVALVKQRNFNREDFAFLHPGGSVGKQFIKIDEIMFTNDFIPVVHDDADLRQVVLEMSTKRFGGTCVVDKNGVCVGIITDGDLRRLWVRDMDIKQSRARDIMHPSPKTVSVGTLARTAFEIMSQHNIMQIIVVNAQNRPVGMVHLHDLLESGIGKL
- the lptC gene encoding LPS export ABC transporter periplasmic protein LptC, producing the protein MMYCYKQYMFLIAGLFLISFSGCSRDESSGIGSARQKKVPDQEMWNFRVKATNQGQLNAIIQAGYMQRYADQALAMFKDGVEIDFYQKGEHTSRLTSDSGRFHESNMNVRALGHVEVHSDSGISLYTQELVYDQQADRIYSNVDVKVTTLDGDTLSGKGFESDAQLSRWQIINPHDGVYHKPMDLSIQREKSPDEDSTKIDTVTEPGLMQ
- a CDS encoding OstA-like protein, which encodes MTANRWFIVTLSLIVLCQELWAQTPDNRLSLVHADMARGRPDVNETVRELVGNVKFRQGDAVLTCERAIQFVESGKSVLQGNVFYKDSVKQLTGRRLTFYRPRDLFVLDGNARLAEVSKILTAKSISYDRSSDRAEARMKVLLADTANDLHIRCEAAVYEQPRGYALCTGNPVFSQADTSNADTLYIHGTRFEMFHNGDTLLITGDVRMQRGTMTARCDTLEYFTESERVTLRPVPRVWQDKDYLTGETILLQLQDSELISADILNNAVAVTAVDSAIQTRVPYDLLTGGDMKVYITDEAIDSIIVRRQATSYYHVIDEGRENGVNKALGDLLKIKFSGNELSKVHLFSDPGVSNGEFHPKQTQGRLEDEMLEKLNQYRVLEETP
- the lptB gene encoding LPS export ABC transporter ATP-binding protein; translation: MIKHDSKTDVLESRHLVKIYGKRRVVNDVSINIRRGETVGLLGPNGAGKTTTFYMIVGMIRPNQGHIYFSGEDITKLPMYKRARKGISYLAQEASVFRKLSVEDNLFAILETLPLNRQQRREKADSLMQDLNITHLAKNKASTLSGGERRRVEICRALATDPKFILLDEPFAGVDPIAVEDIQNIVSGLQQRGIGVLITDHNVHETLSITDRAYLLFEGNILKTGDADYLANDPDARKLYLGNNFKLNR
- the rpoN gene encoding RNA polymerase factor sigma-54; the encoded protein is MVRLGQQISLQMKQSPQQVLLSSLLQLPIMSLEQRLQTELEINPLLEIEQEYELEQQEEESALEDEAEEDNGLEQDNDEIDWDEILNDEDNYEYKPPREKKEDDNERVEVYQQTLTDHLIDQLKMSDLTPEQVIIGEYIIWNIDTAGYLRVSIENIAENLEKDSEAIEQVLSVIQQFDPPGIGARNLQECLLIQLHQQDPVHAKAIEMIRDQFDDFKNKRYEKLSKNMDTSLERVKDTIDHIIKLNPKPGEGYISLENNYIVPDVEVRKEEGEFRIYLNDYNIPHLQINQQYKKMMLDKKKTSKETRDFIRQRLESARWLINSIHQRRATIMRTVEAIITRQYDFFEKGPNYLKPMILKDIADDINMDISTISRVTNGKYIQTEYGIFELKYFFSEKYRTDDGEDVSNKKIKMLIKDLIDTEPAGKPYNDQKISDMLKEQGFPVARRTVAKYREQMNIPVARMRRSI
- the hslV gene encoding ATP-dependent protease subunit HslV; translated protein: MNPANLHGTTVLGLFHKGTAVMAGDGQVTYGDIVLKAGARKVRKIFNDSVLAGFAGTLADAVTLFERFENRLGDAGGHLGRAAVELAKEWRTDRYLRRLDADLAVMDKKTLLIVSGNGDVVEPDDQIVTIGSGGSFARIAAKALMTHSSLNAEQIAKEAMKLTAEMCIYTNDRIHLETL
- the hslU gene encoding ATP-dependent protease ATPase subunit HslU, translating into MNLTPRQIVSELDKYIIGQDDAKKAVAIALRNRWRRQQVSDDMRAEILPNNIILIGATGVGKTEISRRLAGLDNAPFIKVEASKFTEVGYVGRDVESIVRDLVDHSVNYMRSEHVSAVEQPALEAALENLLTLLCAQQLETPDDSKVDKRQLHDLRQELRPQLEDCELDDLMVELDVDAEPSGMMQIISPIGMEEMGLNIQDLLSPFMGTRRKKRRVKVGEAMVILQQQETEKLIDMEQIIQEAIERVEESGIVFLDEIDKIAGSNDSDNPDVSREGVQRDLLPVIEGTNVITKYGMVQTDHILFIASGAFHMSKPSDLIPELQGRFPIRVEMDDLTKEDFERILTEPRNALIKQYKSLLKSEGVSLSFTRGAISEIAEFATQVNARSENIGARRLHTMMSNLLEDFLFELPDTEMEKIKITQKTVKEQLKALVQDEDLSQYIL